The genomic segment GTCATCGCGCCAGTAGCGCGGGTTTCTCTTGAGCAAGGCGCGGTTGCCGGGCTCGTAGGCTTCGATGGTGTACGGCCCGAGGCCGAGGCCTTCGTCGGTCGGTGCGCCCTCGGGCTGCATCAGAAGGTGGTAGTCGGTCAGGACGTACAGCCAGTCGGCGTTTGCCGCCTTCAGCTTGAAGGTGACCTCGGTTGGGGAGGTCGCCTCCATGCTCTCGATCTGCGAGAGGTTGGATTGCAGGCCCGAGGCCATGCCTTCCTGCCGGTGCCGGTTGATCGTCCAGACGGCATCGGAGGCGGTGAAGGATTTTCCGTTCGGGAATTCCAGGCCCTGGCGGATCTTCACGATCCAGGTTTTCGCGTCGGGTGTCACGTCGTGACCTTCCGCCGCATCGGGGACAAGCTCCATGTTGCCGTCGACGCGGAACAGGGGGCGGCCCCACATGTAACCGAGCGTCATGGGATAGTTGCCGGCATAGGTGGTGGGGTCGAGGCTGTCGCCCGTGGAAGACCCGCCGGACGCGACCTTGAGCGTTCCGCCTTTCTTCGGCGTTTCCGCGAATGCCCCTCCGAATATCGATGTATTCAGCGCTGCGGCGCCAACGAGCGATCCTCCCGTCCGCAGCAAGCTTCGGCGTGAAATGGTCATTTGGTCTTCTCCCTGTTTTGATCGGTTACAAACCGGTTGGTTTAATACGAAATATTATAAGATGAGTCTAAACCTGACAAGAAAATCTTTGGAAATGCACGGTATGAGAGGCTTATTAAACCGATAGGTCTGTTTGGCGGCTTCGTATCCGCGGGCCCGGGTGCCGAAGTGCCGGTTCCGACGAGGAAAAACCGAATCTTTGGCTGTCGCGACGTGAAGCTGCCGAATCTGTGTGCATGTCGGTTTGCCGGTCTTGCATTGTCGTGCGGGTGGCTTGACACTCCTGTACGGATCGGCCAACATACTAACTAGTTTGTTTCTTTTTCGATGCATCGAGTGGAGACATGTAACATATCGTGCCTGTCGGGTTCACGGTGTTTCGCAGCGGGCAGGGTGCCCCGTTGGAATTTGAAGAATGGGAATTGTCATGGCCCCTAGAAACTCTTCCAAGAACCTCATTCTGGACAAGGCTTATGAGCTTGTGATGGTGAATGGGTATGCCGGCACGTCGATCGACATGATCCTGCAGGCGACCGGCCTTACCAAGGGGGCGTTCTTTTACCATTTCAAGTCGAAGACCGATCTCGGGATGGAGCTGGCCCGGCGCTATGTGAACCAGGACAGCAGCAAGTTCTACCGGATCATCCAGGCCGTCGACAAGCAGATGGACGACCCGCTGGAACGCAACCTTGTCTTCATCGAGCGCCTGGCTGAATGGTACGAAGAGCAGACAAACATGCCGGGCTGTCTTTTCGCCTCGTTCAGCTATTACAAGGTGTCCGATGAAACCGCGCTGTTCATGAAGAAGGCGCAACGGAAATGGCGCAAGTTCTACTCGCAGAGATACGAAGAGATCATGCAGCAGTATCCGCCACGCATCCCGGTCAGGAGCGAGGACCTTGCCGATCATTTCATGGGGACGGTCGAGGGTGGTTTCGTGCTGAGCCGCATCTATCAGCAGCCCGAGCACGTCGCCATGCAGCTGCGGCAGTTCAAGAATTACGTGCAGCTTATCTTCGAACCGGAGGCCGGACAGGCCGCCACGGGGTGAGGCGGCCCGACCGGTATTGTTGGAGCCCGGCCTGACGGGGCGGGCGTGTCAGGCCGCGTTGTCTTCGAACATGGAGGCGCCGCGCTTCTCGACGACCTCGTCCAGCCAGCCGAGCCGCATTTCCGGCACCGAGGCCAGGAGCTTTTCGGTGTAGGGATGGTGCGGCGGGCTGTAGACCTCTTCGACCGTGCCTTCATCCACCACTTCGCCCTTGAACATGACGAGAACCCGGTTGGCGGTGCGGCGCACCAGGCCAAGGTCGTGAGTGATGAAGAGGATGCCGAGGCCGACCTCGTTCTGGATGCGCGCAAGAAGGGCGAGCAGTTCCTCGGCGACCAGCGAGTCGAGCGCGCTGGTGACCTCGTCGCAGACAAGGACATCGGGTTTGGCCGCGAGCGCGCGCGCCACGCAGACCCGCTGCTTCTGACCGCCCGACAGGTCGCGGGGCAGGCGGTTCGCGAAATCCTCGGGAAGGTCGACCATGCGCAGGAGCTCGGCCACCTCGGCATCGACATTCGCCGAGGCTCCGCCGTTGAAATGCCGCACGGCGCGCCCGATGATCTTGCCGATCTTGTGCCGCGGATTGAGGGCCATGTCGGGCATCTGGTAGACCAGTTGCATCTTCTTCAACTGATCCTTCGACCGTTTTGAATAGGCCAGCGGGATCGCATCGCCGTTGAGCTTCACGGATCCTTTGTCGATCTGCACGAGGCCGCAGATGGCGCGGGCCAGGCTGCTTTTGCCGCTGCCGGATTCGCCGACCAGCGCCACCGTCTCGCCGCGCTTGATGTCGAAGGTCACGTTTTCCACGACCTTGAGCAACGAGCGGTAGCTGGCGGTGAGATTGTCGACTTCCAGCACCTTCGCGGTTTCACTTTTGACCGGGGGAAGGAAGGGTTTCTCGGTATCGCTGGCGCGGACGGCGAGCAGGTCCTTGGTGTACTGCTCGCGCGGGTGATACATGATCTGCTCGGCGGTGCCCACTTCGACGCATTGGCCGTTGCGCAGCACCATGATCCGGTCGGCCACCTGGGCCACGACGGCAAGGTCGTGGGAAATGTAGAGGGCCGCGGCGTTGTGGTTGTGGATGAGCTTGCGCAGGGTCATCAGCACTTCGATCTGGGTGGTCACGTCGAGCGCCGTTGTCGGTTCGTCGAGCACCAGAACGGAGGGGTTGCAGGTGACTGCCATGGCGGCCATCGCCCGCTGCAGCTGGCCGCCCGACACCTGGTGCGGGTACTTGTCGCCGAAGTGCTTGGGCGAGGGGAGGTTGAGTTCCTCGAAAAGTTCGACCGACCGTTTGTCGGCGCCGGCCCAGTTCTCGAGGTTGTGGCGCACCGCGGTTTCGCCGGCCTGCCGTTTCAGGCGCAGGGCCGGGTTGAAGGAGGCTGCCGCGCTCTGGGCGATGTAGGCCACCGAGCGGCCGCGGATATCGCGGACATGGTCGGGGCCGGCGGTGCGAAGGTCGGTGCCGTCGAAGTCGATCCGGCCGCCGGAGATGCGGCAGCCGGGGCGGCTGTAGCACAGGGCCGACAGGCCGATCGTCGTCTTGCCGGCGCCGGATTCGCCGATCAGGCCGAGAACCTCGCCGCGTTGCAGCTCGAAGCTGACGCCCTTGACCAGCTGCTTGTTCTTGCCGGTGGCCGGGTCACGCTCGAGATCGCTTTCGATCACGAGGTCTTCGACCTTGAGTATCGGATCGTTTACCATTCCTCACCCTTTCTTTGTCCGAAGGACAGCACCCAGTCGACCACCAGGCTGACGCCCACCGCCAGCAGCGCCAGGGCGCCGGCCGGATAGAGGGCCGCGAAGCCGCCGAAGCCGATGACCAGCACGTTTTCCCGCACCAGCGAGCCCCAGTCGGCCAGCGGAGGCTGGACACCGAAGCCGAGAAAGCTGAGCGACGAAATGAACAGCAGGCTGTACGAGACCCGGAGGCCGAATTCGGCCACCAGCGCGGGCAGCGCGTTGGGGGCGACTTCCTGGAAGATGATCCAGCGCAGGGGCTCGCCGCGAAGGCGAGCCACCTCGACGTATTCGAGGGCCGTGATGTCCATCGCCACGGCCCGCGCGATGCGGAACACCCGCGGCGCGCTCAGGATGCCGATCGCGGCAATCAGGGCAAAGATGCCGTTGAAGACCGTCAGCAGGGCAAGCGCGAAAACCAGCGTCGGAATGGCGAGGAAGACATCCATCACCCGCGAGATGATGCCGTCGACGAAGGAGGACGACATGGCCGCGATAAAGCCCAGCGTGCAGCCGATCAGGTAGGAGAGGATCGAGGCTGCGAGCGCCGTGCCGATGGTGACCGGCGTGCCGTAGATGATCCTCGACAGCATATCACGCCCGAGGTTGTCGAAGCCCAGCCAGTGGCCCCATTCCGGCGGCCCCCAGACTGGCCCGAGCGTCTCGGTCGCGTCGTAAGGCGAGATGATCGGCGCAAAGAAGGCCAGGATGGCGTAGATGCCGATGATCGTGAGGCCAATAAATGCCTGTGGCGTCACCGGTTCGCCGAATAGGTGAAGTTTCTTCATTTCGGGTACCGTAGCCTTGGGTTGACGAGGATCGCGAACAGGTCGGCGAGGAAGTTGAGGCCGACGAAGAACGAGGCGAAGATCATGCTGCAGGCCTGGACGACCGGCACGTCACGCCGCGAGACGGCGTCGACCATGTAGCGGCCCATGCCAGGGTAGACGAACACCACCTCGAGCACGACCGTTCCCACGATCAGGATCGCGAAGGAGAGCGCCACGATGTTGGCCAGCGGGCCAAGGCCGTTGGGCAGGGCGTGCTGCATGACGATCCGCCATGTCGGAAGGCCTTTCAGAACGGCCATCTCGATGTAGGGGCGCGACAGGATGTCGGCGATCGTCGCCCGTGTCAGCCGCAGGATGTAGGCGAAGTTGATGACGACGAGCGTCAGGACCGGCAGCGCCATGCGGTGGAGCCGTTCGGCCAGTTCCATGTCGGCGTTGACGTTCGACACCGAGGGGAAGATGCCCAGCTGAACGGAGAACACCGCGATGAACACGTAGGCGATGAAGAAGTCGGGCAGTGACACCGAGATCACGCTGGTGGTGTTCACGACCCTGTTGATCAGGTGCTTGGGCCGGATCGCCGCGAAGACCCCCAACAGGATCCCCGGGATGGCGGCCAGCAGCACCGCGGCGCCGGCAAGCGCGACGGTGTTGCCGAGGCGCAAGGCGATTTCCTGGTTGATGGAGGAGGCGTTGCCGAAAGCGTTGGCCGCCAGCGAGCTGCCAAAGTCGCCCCGCACGAAGTTCCAGAGCCATTCGAAGTAGCGGATGTGGGCGGGCTCGTTCAGGCCGAGGTTATCACGGATGGCGGCCAGCCCCTCGGGGGTGGCGTTGGTTCCGAGGATGATCTGCGCGATATCGCCCGGAAGCACCTCGGTGCCTGCGAAGATGACGATTGAAACGCCGAGCAGCGTGACAATGGAAATCAGTAACCTGCTGATGATCAGTCGTAACATCTGCCGCCTCCGCGGTCCGGTGCAATCTCGGGCGTCATGTCATTCGGTCCTTTGCCTTGTGCGACGGGTGGGCTGTACCGCCGGTGGCCGTTTCGGCCTGTCCCGGCGCCAGGGGCGCCGGCCGGTCGATCAGCTGTCTGCGGGCTCGGGCCGTACGGCGGTCACCTCGATCTGAACCCGGCAGTCGCCGGCGAGGCTGGCCGACACCGTGCCGCGGCTCGGGAAGGGGCCCGGGGCGAAATAGTCGCGGTAGGCGTGGATGAATTCGAATCGGTAGGCTTCGTCCGAGACCCAGCAGCTTGTCTTTGCCACGTCTTTCAGGCTCAGTCCTGCTTCGGCCAGGGTGTCTTCGATTCTCTGCAGGCAGATCCGGGTCTCGTTCTCGATCGTGTCCGCCTCGGGAACGCGCCGCATGGTGGCGCCGTCGATGGCGAGGCCCGCGGCATAGACGAAATGCTCGGTCGCAACCCCGCGGGACACACCCGCGTCGTTGTTCGGGTGGATATGTGTAATCGCGTCTGTCATGGTCCCGTGCTCCTTTTTCATACCAACTAGTTTGTAATCTGCATCCCGCCGTTGCTTCGAGTCAAGCTGGCGGGTGTTTTCCGGGCAAAGTTTCTGTCGCCTGCTGGCTGCTTCCGTGGCCTTTCGTCGCCGGCCATGCCGGCCGGGTTTCAGGCCGTCCCGGCGCGCTCGCCCGGGTGAAGCCAGTCGCCCTTGGTCGAGGTGCCGCTGTAGATGGTGAAGTTCTGGCTTGCGTGCTCCTCGGCGTAGCGGGTCAGCAGCCGCGCCTCGTAGGGCCCAAGCCTGTCATAGGGAATTTCGTCGACCTGGAATGTCTTTAGCCGGTCGGTTTCGGGGGTGTTGCTGGCGGTGCCGCGGTAATAGACGCTGAACCCGTCGGCGTTATCCTCTTCCCACACCGCGAAGACGAACTCGATGCCGAACTCGATGCCCAGTGACATGAGGTGACCGTAAAGCCCATCCTTGGCCTCGGGCGTACCGAGCTTCGGCGCGCTCGGCAGTTTGAGCATCCCGTCGCGGCCCGTCTCTTCTAGGATCACGCCGCCGGGGCCTTCCAGGATCACCCCGAAATTCCCGCCGTGCTTCGGGTAGCCGGCAATCTGTTTTTCCAGCTCGAACAGCACGTAATTGCCGCGGAAATAGGCCAGCGGGCTTTGCGTGCCGTAGCCGTAATCCTCGACCCGGCCCACGAGGATCTCGTGGTCGCCGGCGTCGAAACGGTCATGCATCGCGCATTCGAACCAGGACAGCGAGTCCGGGATCACCGGGCTGCCAAGCGCGCCGGTTTCGCAGGCGATCCCCTCGAAACGGTCGATGCCGCTGGTGGCGAATTGCTGCGACACGTCGCGTTGCGCCTCGGCCAGCACGTTGATGCAGAAATGATCGGCCTTCTGGAACTTCGAGAAGTTCGACGAGGTCTTGCCGATGCAGACCAGGACAAGCGGCGGATCGAGCGACACCGAGCAGAAGGAATTGGCCGTGAAGCCGCACCGTTCGCCATCGATCTCGGTGGTGACCACGGTCACGCCTGTCACAAAGCCACCAAGCGCATTGCGAAGATCTCTTACGGATTTCTCTGGGCCGGTGGACGGCCGGCTTTTGTCTTCGGGCATGGCAGGTTTTCCTCTTTTTCCGAATATGTGAGTGCTGGGGAAAGGGGATGATCGCAACGCGGCAGCCATGACTCCTGCGCGCAGGCCATCGGTCACGCCTTCTATCGGGCGCCGTACCAACGGGGCAGGGGCGGCCACCCGGCCATCATGGCCGGGCGTACATCTTACTCGGCGTTTACAAGGGCTTCCCGGGCTGCGGGCAACACCTCGTTGCCCATCATTTCCAGGGATCGCTGACTGTCTTCACTGGTGATGGCCGCATCTGCGTCGCCTCCGAACAGCCAGTGCCGGATGCCGAATTCCTTCGACATCTCGACGATCTTGTTGGTCACCGTTTCCGGGGAGCCGACGAACAGGTGCCCGCGATCGAAGAGCAGGTCGAAGGCGCTCATGTTCTGGAACTTGGGGTCGTTCTCGTCTTCGCCCTCGTCGAGGAACACGCCAAGGCCGCGCACCTTGGTGTAGACTTCGAGCCGCTTCTCGGCGATGGGCTTATAGATCCGGCGGGCTTCTTCATCCGTGGGTGCCACGAATACCTTGCGGGCAAGCGCGCAGTTGGCGCCGAGCGGCGGCAGAACGCCTGTCACGCCGCGGCGTGCCTCCTGGTAGGCCTCGAGCAGTTTCATCAGCTTGCGGCCGTTGGGGAAGAGCGTGATCCCGCCAAGCCCGGCCTCGGCCGCGTTGACGAAGCCCTCGATGGTTTCCGAGGTTGCCCACATCGGCGGTGTCGGCTCCTGCAGGGGGCGGGGCACGAGCATCATCTTGTTCCAGTTGCCGTCGCTGTCGGTCACCCCGTCGAGCGTGGGCGTTTCCGGGTTCGGATGATACTTGATGCCGGGTTTCGGGAACTGGTGGCGTTCGCCGTCCCAGTCGAATTTCTCCTGCGTCCAGGCCCGTTTGATGATCTCGAGGTTCTCGGCGAAGATCGCCTTGCTGACCTCGGGCTTGGTGCGGTCGGCGTCGGGGTTGATGTTCACGATCTCGAACGGAATGATGCCGCGCGAGAAGCCGACTTCGAGGCGGCCGTTGCTGAAGTGATCGAGCATTGCCAGGTCTTCGGCCAGGCGCAGCGGGTGCCATGTGGTCAGGGTGACCGCGCCCATGCAAAGCCGCAGCGTCTTGGTGCGCGCGGCGAGGTCGGTTGCCAGCATGACCGGGTTGGGGCAGGCATCGGTGCTGTAGACGTCGAAGTGATGCTCGCCGAACCAGGCCCCGTCGAAGCCCAGCCGTTCGAGATCCTGCACCCGGCGCCGCGTCTCGTTCAGAAGCTGCGGCCAGCTTTTGGTGCCGTTGATGTTGGACAGGGTGACGAGCATGTCGAACCGCAGTTCGTCGGGCCCCGGCACCACCAGATTATCGGCCCCGCCTTTACCTTCAAGATCGTCCTTCAAGGCCTCACCTCCTGTTCGTTCGCGCTTCCTTGGGTCTTGGTCCGACGATAAGTGGCCTTCATCAGCGCTGTCAATGAAAAGAAGCAGACCAGTTGGTATAAACCTACTAAACAGTCTGTAAAATTGACCTGGGATTGCTTGAACAAACCAAATGGTATGCTGTATTCTTGGGTGCAGGACGCAAAATCGGAAGGAAACCCGCGCCAATGGCCGATGCATTTTTTAGAAACAGGACGATCGATACGAGATACCGAATCGAAGGGGAGGGGCCCGTGGTGACGTTCATCCACGGAATCGGCTCGAATCTCGACGCCTGGGATTCCGTGCTCGAGCATTTCGGCCCCGGCTACCGGATCCTGCGCTACGATCTGCGCGGTTTCGGCCAGTCGACGCGAATCAAGGGGCGCTACGAGATCGGCGCTTTTGTCGAAGACCTGATGAACCTGCTTCACCACCTGGAGATCGAGCGATGCCATCTTGTGGGGTTCTCGCTCGGCGGCCTAATCGCCCAGGCGGCGGCGCTGATGTATCCCGATACGTTCGACCGCCTTGTGCTGGCTTCGACGCTCGGGGCGATCGATGAGGATGACCAGGCTTTTCTCGATGACCGGTATGCCCAGCTTCTCAAGGGGGATCCGGGCTGGGAGAAGGCCATCGCGAACTACTTCTCTCCGGAATTCCTTGCTGCGAATCCGGGCCATATCGAAAAGCTGAAGGCGGATCGTGCGAAGAACGATCCCGAGATTTTTGCCATGGCTTACAGGATCATCGCCGAAAGCGATTTTGCGCCTTACCTGCACCAGATTCGCTCGAAAACACTGGTCTTTACAGGGGAGCACGATCGCGCAAGTCCGCGCATGGCGCATGCCATGGCGGCGGAGATTCCCGATGCGGAGGCGAAGGTGCTGGAAGGGCTGCGGCACAATCTACTGGTCGAGGACCCTCGGCTGATGGCGGCGACGATTCGCGACTTTCTCGACGGTTGAGCCAGGTCATCTGCTTGGAAATGGAAAAAGCGCAGAGCTGGGGCTCTGCGCTTTCATTTTGGTTGGGGTTGCCTTGCGGGCGTATCGCTCAGGCGCCGGTGTTGACGGCCACGGCGTCGAGCTGAACCCGACAGCCGCTGGGCAGCCCGGTCACGAAGGTGCAGCGCGCGGGGTAGGGGCCCGGTGCGAGCATCTTGTTGTAGGTTCCCCAGAAATCCGCGCGGTACGAATCCTCGGCGAGGAAGGAGTTGCACTTGGCCAGATCGTTCAGCGTGAGGCCGGCCTTTTCCAGTGCGGCCTCGAGCTTTTCCACGCAGATGCGCGTCTCGTC from the Roseovarius indicus genome contains:
- a CDS encoding ABC transporter permease gives rise to the protein MLRLIISRLLISIVTLLGVSIVIFAGTEVLPGDIAQIILGTNATPEGLAAIRDNLGLNEPAHIRYFEWLWNFVRGDFGSSLAANAFGNASSINQEIALRLGNTVALAGAAVLLAAIPGILLGVFAAIRPKHLINRVVNTTSVISVSLPDFFIAYVFIAVFSVQLGIFPSVSNVNADMELAERLHRMALPVLTLVVINFAYILRLTRATIADILSRPYIEMAVLKGLPTWRIVMQHALPNGLGPLANIVALSFAILIVGTVVLEVVFVYPGMGRYMVDAVSRRDVPVVQACSMIFASFFVGLNFLADLFAILVNPRLRYPK
- a CDS encoding ABC transporter ATP-binding protein — protein: MVNDPILKVEDLVIESDLERDPATGKNKQLVKGVSFELQRGEVLGLIGESGAGKTTIGLSALCYSRPGCRISGGRIDFDGTDLRTAGPDHVRDIRGRSVAYIAQSAAASFNPALRLKRQAGETAVRHNLENWAGADKRSVELFEELNLPSPKHFGDKYPHQVSGGQLQRAMAAMAVTCNPSVLVLDEPTTALDVTTQIEVLMTLRKLIHNHNAAALYISHDLAVVAQVADRIMVLRNGQCVEVGTAEQIMYHPREQYTKDLLAVRASDTEKPFLPPVKSETAKVLEVDNLTASYRSLLKVVENVTFDIKRGETVALVGESGSGKSSLARAICGLVQIDKGSVKLNGDAIPLAYSKRSKDQLKKMQLVYQMPDMALNPRHKIGKIIGRAVRHFNGGASANVDAEVAELLRMVDLPEDFANRLPRDLSGGQKQRVCVARALAAKPDVLVCDEVTSALDSLVAEELLALLARIQNEVGLGILFITHDLGLVRRTANRVLVMFKGEVVDEGTVEEVYSPPHHPYTEKLLASVPEMRLGWLDEVVEKRGASMFEDNAA
- a CDS encoding ABC transporter permease, giving the protein MKKLHLFGEPVTPQAFIGLTIIGIYAILAFFAPIISPYDATETLGPVWGPPEWGHWLGFDNLGRDMLSRIIYGTPVTIGTALAASILSYLIGCTLGFIAAMSSSFVDGIISRVMDVFLAIPTLVFALALLTVFNGIFALIAAIGILSAPRVFRIARAVAMDITALEYVEVARLRGEPLRWIIFQEVAPNALPALVAEFGLRVSYSLLFISSLSFLGFGVQPPLADWGSLVRENVLVIGFGGFAALYPAGALALLAVGVSLVVDWVLSFGQRKGEEW
- a CDS encoding TetR/AcrR family transcriptional regulator gives rise to the protein MAPRNSSKNLILDKAYELVMVNGYAGTSIDMILQATGLTKGAFFYHFKSKTDLGMELARRYVNQDSSKFYRIIQAVDKQMDDPLERNLVFIERLAEWYEEQTNMPGCLFASFSYYKVSDETALFMKKAQRKWRKFYSQRYEEIMQQYPPRIPVRSEDLADHFMGTVEGGFVLSRIYQQPEHVAMQLRQFKNYVQLIFEPEAGQAATG
- a CDS encoding alpha/beta fold hydrolase, which gives rise to MVTFIHGIGSNLDAWDSVLEHFGPGYRILRYDLRGFGQSTRIKGRYEIGAFVEDLMNLLHHLEIERCHLVGFSLGGLIAQAAALMYPDTFDRLVLASTLGAIDEDDQAFLDDRYAQLLKGDPGWEKAIANYFSPEFLAANPGHIEKLKADRAKNDPEIFAMAYRIIAESDFAPYLHQIRSKTLVFTGEHDRASPRMAHAMAAEIPDAEAKVLEGLRHNLLVEDPRLMAATIRDFLDG
- a CDS encoding RidA family protein → MIRLKHEDSDRTLGSVTKDYAFFVVNAADSTTGKLPEGLSVADETRICVEKLEAALEKAGLTLNDLAKCNSFLAEDSYRADFWGTYNKMLAPGPYPARCTFVTGLPSGCRVQLDAVAVNTGA
- a CDS encoding RidA family protein, which produces MTDAITHIHPNNDAGVSRGVATEHFVYAAGLAIDGATMRRVPEADTIENETRICLQRIEDTLAEAGLSLKDVAKTSCWVSDEAYRFEFIHAYRDYFAPGPFPSRGTVSASLAGDCRVQIEVTAVRPEPADS
- a CDS encoding LLM class flavin-dependent oxidoreductase; translation: MKDDLEGKGGADNLVVPGPDELRFDMLVTLSNINGTKSWPQLLNETRRRVQDLERLGFDGAWFGEHHFDVYSTDACPNPVMLATDLAARTKTLRLCMGAVTLTTWHPLRLAEDLAMLDHFSNGRLEVGFSRGIIPFEIVNINPDADRTKPEVSKAIFAENLEIIKRAWTQEKFDWDGERHQFPKPGIKYHPNPETPTLDGVTDSDGNWNKMMLVPRPLQEPTPPMWATSETIEGFVNAAEAGLGGITLFPNGRKLMKLLEAYQEARRGVTGVLPPLGANCALARKVFVAPTDEEARRIYKPIAEKRLEVYTKVRGLGVFLDEGEDENDPKFQNMSAFDLLFDRGHLFVGSPETVTNKIVEMSKEFGIRHWLFGGDADAAITSEDSQRSLEMMGNEVLPAAREALVNAE
- a CDS encoding flavin reductase family protein yields the protein MPEDKSRPSTGPEKSVRDLRNALGGFVTGVTVVTTEIDGERCGFTANSFCSVSLDPPLVLVCIGKTSSNFSKFQKADHFCINVLAEAQRDVSQQFATSGIDRFEGIACETGALGSPVIPDSLSWFECAMHDRFDAGDHEILVGRVEDYGYGTQSPLAYFRGNYVLFELEKQIAGYPKHGGNFGVILEGPGGVILEETGRDGMLKLPSAPKLGTPEAKDGLYGHLMSLGIEFGIEFVFAVWEEDNADGFSVYYRGTASNTPETDRLKTFQVDEIPYDRLGPYEARLLTRYAEEHASQNFTIYSGTSTKGDWLHPGERAGTA